ACTGATATTGCAGATAGTGAATGCCTTACGTGGATAAGATATATAATAACTATGAAAGAGAACACTAAAATAGATACCACTCATAAAGTCATTACAATCCGGGGCTTGAAGAAATCCTTTGGAGAACTGGACGTTCTTAAAGGCGTAGATATGGATTTATATCAGGGCGAAAACCTGGTAGTATTAGGACGGTCAGGAACGGGAAAATCTGTTTTAATTAAAATCATTGCAGGATTGCTACCACCAGATGAAGGATCTGTCAATGTACTCAATCATGAAATTACTGGCATAAAGGAAAAAGAGATGGATGCACTGCGTTTAAAGATTGGATTTTCTTTTCAGAATAGTGCCTTATATGATAGTATGACAGTTCGTGAAAACCTGGAATTTCCGTTAAGGCGCCATGAAAAAGGGTTGAGTGAAAACGAAATTAATCAACGTGTAGAAGAACTCCTGGAAGATGTAGGATTATCTCAAACAATTAATCAAATGCCATCCCAGCTATCAGGCGGTCAGCGTAAACGCATAGGGATAGCCCGAACACTGATTCTGAAACCTGAAATTATGCTATATGACGAACCTACAGCGGGTCTTGATCCCATCACCAGTATGGATATCAACAACCTGATCAATGAGGTTCAGCAAAAATTCAATACATCTTCTATTATCATTACACATGATCTTACCTGTGCGAAAATCACAGGTGACCGAATTGTTATGCTGCTTGATGGACAATTTCAGCGCCAAGGCACATTTGATGAAGTATTTACAACAGAAGATGAACGGGTGAAAGCTTTTTATGACTATAACTTTACAGATTAACTAACTATGGGAACAGCAGAAAACAATAAACGATCTGTGGTAGTAGGAGGCTTCGTGCTCCTGGCTATCATTATATTGGTTGCAGGAATTTTTATTCTGGGAGGCAAACAGAAACGGTTTGAAAAAACCCTCGAAGTACAAGCAGTATTTGACAATATAGCCGGTCTGAAAGCTGGAAACAATGTCTGGTTTTCAGGGGTAAAAATTGGTACTGTAAAATCCCTGAAACTATACGGTACGTCTCAGGTTGAGGTGACACTTAAGATAGAAGAAGATGTACAAAAGTACATTCACAAAGATTCAAAGGCACGACTTGGCTCAGAAAGTCTAATCGGCAATAAAATTGTTGAAATCTATGGAGGAACTCCACAGGCACCTGTAGTAGAAGAAGGAGACAGACTACAGATTGAACAAGCCCTTAGTACAGATGACATAATGGAAACCTTGCAGGAGAACAATAAAAACCTGTTGGCAATCACCACAGATTTCAAGAAGTTGAGTAACGACCTTACAAATGGAAAGGGTACGGTGGGTGCATTGTTATCAGATTCTACTCTGGCTAACCGATTTCAGAGCATTGTTTCAAACTTGCAGCAAGTATCTGCAACAACCAGTCAGGCATCTGCTTCTTTGTCACAGTTTACACATAAACTAAATAACAAAGACGGTCTTGTTAATCAACTACTTACAGACACTGTTGTCTTTAATCAATTAAAGGGATCTGTTAACCAGCTTCAGACTACAGCATCTTCGGCATCTGCTATAAGTGGTAACCTTGAAAAAGCAAGTGATAACCTTAACCGCAATAACAATGCACTGGGGATGTTATTAAATGATGAGCAGTTTGCCACACAGTTGAAGGGCACTATTCAGAATGTAGAAACCAGTACGAAGAAACTGGATGAAAGCATGGATGCATTGCGGTATAGTTTCTTTTTGAAAGGAGCATTTAAGAAAAAAGCCAAAGCAGATGCAAAACAACAAACTCAATAGCGTTCTAAGCTGATTTAAAATACATCTTAATGCGTATCCCCTGATAAGACTGAAAAATGAGTCTTATCAGGGGATATTTTTATACGATCTGATGCCTGTATTTACAATTCGTAGTATAAATCTGACATCCTGCATGCAAATTCATCAGTTGGCAGAGGCTGTGTTTGAGCTATCTATCGCAAGAGCATACATTTGTAACATACTAATAATCAAAGATTTTCAACTACAAACAACTACACTATGAAAACTTTAGTAACAAATGTACGCCTAACTGTATTGGCTTTAACTCTATTAGGAAGTCTGGCTGCCTGTAAAAAACATGATCCAGATCCTGTGAAAAATAATGATCCTATTTTTGTTGGCAAACACTGGAAAATGTCAGCAATTACGACTAACCCTATTATTGATTTTGATGGAGATGGAACAGCAGATCCTGACTTGCTACCATTCTTTCCAACCTGTGTGACGGACAATATTGTTACATTTAAAGAAGGTGGTAAAATAGAAAGTGAAGAAGGTGAAGCATGTCCTGATGAAACTCCAATTACAGGTACTGGTACATGGTCATATAATGAAAATACCAAAATTTTTACTCTTACAGATGGAACAGCAGCAGGAACACAAAATTATGAAATAGTTGAAATGTCTGCTACTACATTAAAATGGAAGGTAGAGATTGAAGAAGAAGGACAGTCGTTAGATATGATAATGGAATGGAAAGCACAATAATAAAAACCCCTGAAGTGTAATTCCTTCAGGGGTTTTGCTTTATCGTAATAAAGAAACCCATCCTTTGTACCTTCGGGTAGTATAATAAATCAGAAAATAATAACTTCCTGTTGGAAACTGAGCACCTTCCCATTTAAAATTCCGGTCGTGGCTGGTAAATATTAATCTTCCCCATCTGTTATACATCTCTATTCGATCAAACCTCTCTTTACAGTTGTCTTTTGGCAGATTCTTGGTACTATCTTCATTATTTGACATCTCAAAGTAAGGATTCCATTCATCTCCATTTGGAGTAAATACATTGGCAGGTAGAAAATAAGAATGATCTACTACAGAATCCTGTACAACAATGGTCACAGTTGTGGTATCAAACTTATTTTTACAGTTTGCATTCTGCGTAAAGAAGTCAATGATAAATGTATTGTCCTTCATCATATCCAGAACACGACAATCAGGTGTCCAGGAAAAAGGAACGGTAACACTATCTATCCCTGTTTTTCCATTTTCAAACTGCATTCCCACTGCACTCATATCAAATCCTCTTCCTGCTGCATTTACAGCAATAGTTCCATCTCCGGTATTAGTAGCGATAACAGTAAACTGTAACAGCTGATTCACAAATATGCTCGCTTGATTGCCGGGTAGAGTTGTCACTACAATAGGCGGATCCTGAATCAATGGCTCAAAGTTAAAATTTACAATGAGGGTATCAGATAATCCACCTCCACAACCATCATCTCTGACTACAAGCTTTATTTGTAAAGGTTGGTTAGTTTCTGCTGCTGCACATTTCTCAAAACATAGATTAGCCCATACTGTATCACTATCCTGATATATAATTCCGGATGTAGGTGATAGCGAAACCAGGCTGGAAGAAAAGTTTACAGCCTCCAGAGTCAGAGCCAATGTCGAACTACCAAATTTAGTCCCGGATATTTTGTCTGTAAGAGCAACTTTAAAACAAAGGCTATCAGTCTTGCTAACCTCTATTGAGCCCATATTAGCTACATATGTACGGGTTTTATTATCCTTTACATTTACTACTGGAGCATTATTTACAGGACATTCTATTACCCGAATCTGAAAATCTCTCTGAACCGCACCTATCTGTATACCATTACGATATTCTTTACATAAAACTGCAAACGCATACAATCCTAATTTATCAGCTGTAAATGTTATAATTCCAGACTGCCCTCCAACAGATAAAGGCACAGGGCCTGGTGTACTCTTTTCCAGACTGTAACCTGTTGCCCACGTAATAAGTGGATAAGGAGCCGAATGATTACGCGGGTCAGGATCTATATATTGATTGCCAAACCGATCCTGTACAACAGGATCAGCAGGATATGGACAATTATCCGGGCAAATGCAATTTCGACCACTACAAGCATCTGAATAACCTTTATAAGGAGTAACCAATGTGTATACTAATGAATCTCCATCTGCATCAGTAGCACTAAAATCAAAATAGAATGGAGAATTAATACAGGCATAGTCACCCGTAATCACACCAAATTCAGGAGAATTATTGATAAAAGATTGTGTATTCTGTCTGACAGCAGGAAACTCCATATAAAATGCATTTCCTACTTCACTTGGGGTATAAATATTAGATATATTGGCATTGCGGCAACAACGCTCCCACACTACATAATACCCTTCAGAATCGTTGTAGGTATCACCAGAGAGTGTAATTTCTGTATAATACCATAACCGGCTATTTTTTACCAAACTATACATTTCACAACTGGGATTGTTGTAGGTAAGAAGACTCTGACTTTTATATAAACCCAGATCTACATTCCGCATAAACTGATTATCCCTTTTGCGAAATATAGTAGCCCGAATATAATCCTGCTTTAATTCAGGACTAGCAGCACTAATCTCATCATAATAGAGATTCAGACCCAGTTCATATTTAGTATCCGTTTTATGAATCAGATAAAACTCTCCTCCAACAATATGAGAAGCAAAAGAAGGACTGGTAGTAAGTCCCCACAGGAACAGTAAAATACACCATCTTAGGTATTGATTAAGGTTAGAAGGGATTATAGAATGTACGACCTGTGACATGACAGGTCGTACAGATACAGTACTACTCATATACAATGCTTAGTATTTAGGTTGATAAGCTATTTCTTGCCCTATCTGAAGTGATAAGAGCAATGTATATGTACTGTTTATTAATTGGTGTGGCGCTCTGTCAACTATCAGTAATAGCCAAACAAAAGCGTAGTAAAGATAAAAAAATGGCAAAGTATGCTAACAGCACTCTTACACGGTGCTGTTAGCAGGAAAGTTATTTAAAAGGTAATACAGGTATTTTCTCAGTGGTAATCATTTCATTAATACCACCTAACTTCTCGTTTTTGGTATTCAGATTTAATTGCTTCAACTTTTCAGAAGAGACGCGGGCAGATTGCCGGGTAGTTGAGCCTCCAGTGAGATAGGATATAGCAGTATTAAAACAAGCTTCGTTCGGATTACCCCAATCTTTGGAATAATCGTCTACTGAACTTATATTGGCAGTCATACCATCAAAATAATCGCTTTCATTGTTTGCATTTACTGTTTTAAAAGCAATTGGAAAAACATAGTAATTCTGTGTTACATCTGTCTTACTCATCTCTATCAGAATTCCTGGAAATCCTACAGGTTTACCATAGGTAGTTGAGCCAACTAATGTTACATCCACATAGGGTTTCAAATTATTAATAAGCAACTCACTGGCGGAAGCAGTTTCTTCGGATGTAATGAAGACAATACGCGTCAGATTAAAATTGGCGGACTTTGTATCAAAATTGATATCTGTTGTATATCCAGCCTTTTTAAACTCGGATGTCAGTAATGCATTATATTTATAACTATACATAGCTTTTCCTTTTGCACTGGCAGGTGCTACCAGATTCGCAAAATATTCAGATACAGATGTATATCCCCCACCATTGTATCTCAGATCAATAACCAGATCTGTAATTCCTGTTGATTTCAGATCACTAATAGCAGCTTCCAGTTCAGCTTCCGTATCTGCTCCATCATTGTCTCCCAAAAAGCTACTTAAGGCAATGTATCCAATCTTCAAACCTCCAGCACTAATTACTGTATCTTTTTGAACAAAATTAGCTTTATACGATGCTTTGGTTAATGTCAGTGTTTTTTCTGTTCCTTCATTTGTTTTAAAAACAAATGTGGAAGTACTATTACTATTCAATGAATTGTAAAAAGCTTCTTCATTTGCCAGTGTTGCCTGGACACCGTTTACACTCAAAATCTGCCAACCCCGTTGTACACCTGCCAATCCTATAGGAGAATTTTTATACACATATACGACTCTCTGATCAGTAGAAGAGATATATCCCCTTCTGAATCCAAAGCCAGCATTGCTTCCAGATGAAGTATTTTCCCAGTCTGTCTGCGATGAGGCAAAACTATATCGGTCAAGATGCTTACCAGAAGTTCCCACATCACTATAAGAACGGATACCTGCAGAGCTACTCATGATACTATCTACATTTGCAAAAGATTGGGGTTTAAATGTAGTCTCAGAACTTCTGATCAAATCTCCGTTGGTAACAGACCACTTTGCATAATCAGGAAGCTTTTCATTCCATAAATAATAGACCAGAGAATAATAATAGGCACTATCTCTCACATCAACAGTATCTGGTGTAACTGCCTCATTATCTTTCTTACAAGACACAAATACTGTTGAGAGGAGCAAAAGAAAAAGAACTGTGTTCAAACATTGAATTTTCAAAGATTGTTTTTTCATACATTTTAAATTGAGTTCTGTACTGCCTTTAATTAAAATCACTTATCCTGAGGCACATAAAATTTTTATTCCCTACAATCAGCATCACCGAAAAAAGCGTAACCTTAGTCCGGTGAACTGTTGCAGGTGCTTGTATTTAACTAAACTACTCAAAGAGTCACTAAAAAGATTTTACTACTGTCTCAAAAATCTGAACGCCAACTCAGTAGTATTATCTTTGAGACAAAGAACCTTGGCATTACTACTACATTCAAATAAATTTTTGTCCAAAATAAACTACCTAACACTACTTTTTCTTATTTAAATTCTCTCTATGTAATACACTATCCCGTATTTCATACAGTGAATGTATCTGATGTGGAGATATATGAGAAGGTTCACGTACAAATTTCATATCACATACATAATGGTCATACCTAACCATTGCACTTATCAAACTAAAAAGCAATAAAAGAAAAGTTTCACCTATACTTTTTGGTACAATATGCTTCATATTAGAGAAATTTAGAAGAGATAACGATAGTATAATTCCTACATGGCGGACTTATATTTTTTGGCAGCTTCATTTACTGTAATTGTATACAGTGTATCACATACTCCATTACCATAATCAGTTACTGAGTTTGTACCATTGCTGATTGTTTCTACATACCCACTTACAGGTCTGTCAATATTCTGACAACTCTTTGTATATATAATCTCTTTCGGTATGGTTGTCATAAAAGCCGTCCCTATACGGGAAATACCGGTAAGCGAGCCTGAGATTATCCAGTGATCATCGTCTTTGTGTTCAGAGGGATGATACGTATACGTCAATGCACCATTCCATGAGGTTGAAGTTCCATCGCTATAGATTAATCTGACATCTTCTGAAGTGAAAGTAGTTATTTTATCAACAGATTGAGATACAAGCGTCCCGCTAAGACTTGTATTGTCGTTCTTAAAGTTCTCAAATGAAATAGACGCTAAACAAGAAACAGATGGAGATTTGCCGTTTATGTCACTATCAATAATTGTAATAAAGAATGTATCAATAAGCTTTCCTTTAGGTGTCTTTAGAGAATCTGCGCAGGCAGAACCATCTCCATAGTCCATTGTGATAGTTCCTGAATACGTAAGTGTATCACCATTATGACTAATATTGGTATAGTTGCTGGTCATAACAGGGTTACATTCTGTTATATATGTTGTATGTTGATTTGTAGAGTTATTCGATTTCAGTAAGCCCTCTGTTAGCAACCCTTTCTGTGTGATATCAAGTACATCTTTTACAATAGCCAATAACTGGACATTTTCAATGGCAATTGTTTGCGCATCTGCTATTTCCTGTGAGGTTATAGTATGTTGTCTGTTACATGCCAGAATCCAGATTAATACAAAACAACCTGAAATCGCCGACAATCGAACACAAACCGATTTCATATCTCTAGACACTTAATGATACATTCACTTCATTAAACATCTATAAGACATCCAATCAAAAATCAACTACTATTCTTCTTTGTATAATAAACCAGTAACAGCTAAAAAAATGTAGATGGAATTATCTGCGTCTGGAGAAGTCAAAAGTATAATAGGCACTAATCTGAAGGCTAAGCCACAGCTTTGTCTTCCGGGTTTGCAACATTTCTCTTCCTCCTTCTCTAAAATCGTTTGGATTTCCTACCCAAACCGATTGTACATCACCTATTTTTTTTGAAAGCACTCTATTGGGAGAAAGTTCGTTTGGAAAGAAGGGATCAATTTCATTTATAGCCGCATACTTACTAGCCTCACGACCTTCTTTTTTGTATCGTGTTGTTAACCAATGAAATACAGTACTTACTTCTATCTCTGCATTTCGTATTATTTGTCTACGAACTGATAAGTTCAAGCGGTGATACCAATTAGTTAACTCAACATCTGTATAGTAGTAAGGGGGGATATAGGGATTTGTATAAGAATAAATATTTTTGATCTTTACATACTCTTCTCTTTTATGTAATCTGGCACTTGTCCATTCTCCCCCTACTGACCATTTGGATGTATTCCCTAAAGGAAATAATCCACCTATGCCTATTCCATAACGTGTCATCCCATTGTTCAAAAACCCCACATTGAATACCCCAAATATGGAACGCAAACCAACCTGTAGTTCTGCAGCAAAGTTGGTTACATCATTCAAATAGAGTCCTGTTACCCCTACACCCACTATAAAATCACTACCATCTATTCCCCACTCAAAGGGTCTTTTATAGCGTTTAACACGAGTAGATACTTTTTTATCAGTAGTAGATTTATTTGCATTCCTTTTTATGGAATTAGATTTTGCCAGGCTATCTGTTTGTAGAGAATCTTGTGTTACAGAATCAATGCCCATGCGCCCTCCAAATAAGAACAACTCAATGTCATCACCATGTGCAAATCTTTTAGTAGAGGTATGTGGCTTATAGTTATATATTCTGGAAGGTGTTACGATACGCCGTAGTGGTTGATGATTTCTAAAAAGAAAGAGAGCCAGAACAGAGTCAGCCTCATCTTTGATTGTATCTTCTGTTGACAGGCCAGAATCTCTGGAAGAATTTGGCATTTCCAATACAAGTAATGTATCCGTAGTTACAGTATCAGAGAGAGTAAGAAGAGTATCTGATAAAAGTATACTATCTGACACTGAAATAAGTTGTGTATCAACAGGTATTGTAGCAATGTGTGTAATCTCCTTTATGACTGGCCTTGCAGTATCAGGATTCAGTTTCTCAGTAGGTGATTTCTTTGCAATAGTAGGTGAACTTACAGTCTTTTTGGTTTGTGCTTTTGCGACAGTGATAGGAGTACCAGCTTTCTTCTTCAGAATGACATGCTTCCCCTGCTTCTTATATAATAATCCTATCTGATCGCATACCCGAGTCAATACATCATCTACCGGTTCATTTTTTACTGAAAAAGAAACAGTCTGTTTCGCGTTTACAAAGTGTAGACTATAAACAAAAAAAACGCCAGCTTGTTGGGCTAGGCGTTGAAGAGCCTGTTCTACAGGAATTTTTTCACAGGTCATTGTTATTCTCTTTCCAGAAGATGGATTTTGTGCATATACAGACAGGCTTACACATCCTATAAGACATACCAAGACTCCTGCTTTAATAAGGACACATACCTCCTTCCAGACTAAACTCATTCGGGCCAACTTTAACAATTTCTAAATTAATATTATTGTTGCTATAGTACTCTTTCAATGTACCAAGTACTTCATCAAGAGAACTATTATCAAATATTGAAGAGAACTTACAGTCCGCTAAATTATTATTTTTTAATGAGATTTTGCATGCATACATTTTTTCAATATCAGAAATGACCATTTTCAGAGGAGTTTCCTTAAACTCAAGCATATGAGTAGCGTATCCTAATGCATTTGTGTTTACGACAGATGTAACGTCAATGGTACGAGAATTTTTCTGCCATGTACCTGTCTGCCCTTTAATGAGGTATACACTGGTATCAGCAGCCGAAAACTGTACTTTCCCGGAAGTCACGCTGATTACAACAGCATTACCGGTTGCATCTACATTGAATGCCGTACCTACTACTTTAATCTCTGCTTTGTCTGTATGAATAATAAAAGGTTTTTCTTTATTAGGTGTTACCTGAAAATACGCTTCACCTGTTAACTCAACTTCTCGTGTATCTCCTTCAAAATCTTTGGTGTAGGTTAAAGTACTATGTGCACTCAAAACCACATGTGAGTTATCAGGTAATCGCTGTTCCAATATCTTGGTATCTTGTGAAGATACAGAAGCCATTTCTCTGGTCCGAGGCTTCCCGCCTATCCAATAAAAGATGGCCCCAATTCCCAAGACAATAAGTACAGAAGCAGCCACTCTTAAAAACCAGTTACTATTTACTGTTTTTTGTACCTCAGACGTAAGCGTTCTCTCATTACTTTTTTCTGAAATGTCAGCAGAAATATCATCAGACTGGTCCAGCAATGTATATAATACCTTCCAGTCCTGGTCTATATCTGGCATTACAAAATTTCTTTCAGGGCGGGCGGATTGCCATGCCGCCCTCATCTGTTGAAAATAAAGCTGATTTTCAAGCGAGTTCTCTTGCCAGTCATCAATTGCGATAGCTTCCATAGGATCTGCTTCTCCTGCTAAATACCTGGCAATCAACTCATCTGTCACAACTATGTTAGGTTCATTTTCCACTGCAACTATCGTTTTAAAGCGTAAAGTATAGTCAATAGGCTCTTATAAATGGGTTAAATAAAAAATATCAATAGGTTTGTTTAAGAATATATAACAGATTTTACTAAGAATCGTTAATTATATATCCAACACACAGATTGATGATCTTGTAAATGCTTCATCTTATACTGTTATTTGATTATAAATAGCTTGGTATATTAAAACAGTAATCTTGAATAGCTTCTACAAAGATTAATCTGTATCTGTCAGTTGTGTTCGTAATACTTTCAAGGCTTTGCTGACCTGATTAGCCACAGTCTGTACAGAAATATTTAATTTTTGTGCTATGTCAGCATAACTCATTTCCTCAAAGCGACTTAGCTTAAAAATAATGCGGCACTGTTCTGGCAAGTCATCAATAGCTTTCATCACCTTTTTCTCTGTCTCATTTGCAAACACCTCTGGTTGTTTTACTTCCAGACGACCATCACCAATACTTTGACGTATGTATTTCGTTTTAATAGATTCATGCTTGATACGATTAAGGCAAGTGTTGTGGACAGCTCTATACAAATAGGCTTTTAATGTAAGTGTAATAATTAAATCTTCTCTCCTTTCCCATATCTTCAGAAACATGGATTGTACAATATCTCTGGCTTCATCTGTATCCTTAACAATAGTAAAGGCATACTCACAAAGAGTTCTGTAATACTGCTTAAACACAATCTCAAAAGACTGTTTGTCGCCTTTTCGAATTGCCTCAATAAGGTGCTGATCTGATACGCTCACAAATAATGGTTGGTATGGAGTCTCCAATAGATTCAAAGTATCAGCATTTGATTTCTATACCTGTATGACATTCTATTCAGACCTTACTACTACTTAGCACAAATATTATTTCTGTTTAGAAAGAAATACGAGAAATCAAAAGCACTACTTCAGATTAAAATATAAAATAATAAAGCAAAACTATACTTATACTCACACAACTCTATTAGTTAAATATAGCAGATAATTGATTATGCTAAATAACTTCAATCATCTTTTCATGTAAGCCTCAAAAAAAAACTACGAATAGCATATCCTTTTTATAAAAGTATACTATTCGTAGTTCTTTATATTTACTTAGCTTTAGAAAGCCTGATTACTCATCAGCGCAATCAACTTTTACCACATCTGGTGTAAATTGCCACATATCATCCAAAGCAGAACCTGAACTTGTAGAAGAAGCACCTGTCATGATATATCCTTTGTTGTCATAGGAGAATGATAACGGGAAAGAACGTGCACTACCACAATCATCAGAGAGCTTTTGTTTCTGATTCCAAACATCAGCAGTTGGTTCATATTCCCAGATATCTCC
The DNA window shown above is from Xanthocytophaga agilis and carries:
- a CDS encoding MlaD family protein, with protein sequence MGTAENNKRSVVVGGFVLLAIIILVAGIFILGGKQKRFEKTLEVQAVFDNIAGLKAGNNVWFSGVKIGTVKSLKLYGTSQVEVTLKIEEDVQKYIHKDSKARLGSESLIGNKIVEIYGGTPQAPVVEEGDRLQIEQALSTDDIMETLQENNKNLLAITTDFKKLSNDLTNGKGTVGALLSDSTLANRFQSIVSNLQQVSATTSQASASLSQFTHKLNNKDGLVNQLLTDTVVFNQLKGSVNQLQTTASSASAISGNLEKASDNLNRNNNALGMLLNDEQFATQLKGTIQNVETSTKKLDESMDALRYSFFLKGAFKKKAKADAKQQTQ
- a CDS encoding S41 family peptidase; the encoded protein is MKKQSLKIQCLNTVLFLLLLSTVFVSCKKDNEAVTPDTVDVRDSAYYYSLVYYLWNEKLPDYAKWSVTNGDLIRSSETTFKPQSFANVDSIMSSSAGIRSYSDVGTSGKHLDRYSFASSQTDWENTSSGSNAGFGFRRGYISSTDQRVVYVYKNSPIGLAGVQRGWQILSVNGVQATLANEEAFYNSLNSNSTSTFVFKTNEGTEKTLTLTKASYKANFVQKDTVISAGGLKIGYIALSSFLGDNDGADTEAELEAAISDLKSTGITDLVIDLRYNGGGYTSVSEYFANLVAPASAKGKAMYSYKYNALLTSEFKKAGYTTDINFDTKSANFNLTRIVFITSEETASASELLINNLKPYVDVTLVGSTTYGKPVGFPGILIEMSKTDVTQNYYVFPIAFKTVNANNESDYFDGMTANISSVDDYSKDWGNPNEACFNTAISYLTGGSTTRQSARVSSEKLKQLNLNTKNEKLGGINEMITTEKIPVLPFK
- a CDS encoding gliding motility-associated C-terminal domain-containing protein translates to MSSTVSVRPVMSQVVHSIIPSNLNQYLRWCILLFLWGLTTSPSFASHIVGGEFYLIHKTDTKYELGLNLYYDEISAASPELKQDYIRATIFRKRDNQFMRNVDLGLYKSQSLLTYNNPSCEMYSLVKNSRLWYYTEITLSGDTYNDSEGYYVVWERCCRNANISNIYTPSEVGNAFYMEFPAVRQNTQSFINNSPEFGVITGDYACINSPFYFDFSATDADGDSLVYTLVTPYKGYSDACSGRNCICPDNCPYPADPVVQDRFGNQYIDPDPRNHSAPYPLITWATGYSLEKSTPGPVPLSVGGQSGIITFTADKLGLYAFAVLCKEYRNGIQIGAVQRDFQIRVIECPVNNAPVVNVKDNKTRTYVANMGSIEVSKTDSLCFKVALTDKISGTKFGSSTLALTLEAVNFSSSLVSLSPTSGIIYQDSDTVWANLCFEKCAAAETNQPLQIKLVVRDDGCGGGLSDTLIVNFNFEPLIQDPPIVVTTLPGNQASIFVNQLLQFTVIATNTGDGTIAVNAAGRGFDMSAVGMQFENGKTGIDSVTVPFSWTPDCRVLDMMKDNTFIIDFFTQNANCKNKFDTTTVTIVVQDSVVDHSYFLPANVFTPNGDEWNPYFEMSNNEDSTKNLPKDNCKERFDRIEMYNRWGRLIFTSHDRNFKWEGAQFPTGSYYFLIYYTTRRYKGWVSLLR
- a CDS encoding lipocalin family protein; its protein translation is MKTLVTNVRLTVLALTLLGSLAACKKHDPDPVKNNDPIFVGKHWKMSAITTNPIIDFDGDGTADPDLLPFFPTCVTDNIVTFKEGGKIESEEGEACPDETPITGTGTWSYNENTKIFTLTDGTAAGTQNYEIVEMSATTLKWKVEIEEEGQSLDMIMEWKAQ
- a CDS encoding RNA polymerase sigma-70 factor, which gives rise to MSVSDQHLIEAIRKGDKQSFEIVFKQYYRTLCEYAFTIVKDTDEARDIVQSMFLKIWERREDLIITLTLKAYLYRAVHNTCLNRIKHESIKTKYIRQSIGDGRLEVKQPEVFANETEKKVMKAIDDLPEQCRIIFKLSRFEEMSYADIAQKLNISVQTVANQVSKALKVLRTQLTDTD
- a CDS encoding STN domain-containing protein; the protein is MSLVWKEVCVLIKAGVLVCLIGCVSLSVYAQNPSSGKRITMTCEKIPVEQALQRLAQQAGVFFVYSLHFVNAKQTVSFSVKNEPVDDVLTRVCDQIGLLYKKQGKHVILKKKAGTPITVAKAQTKKTVSSPTIAKKSPTEKLNPDTARPVIKEITHIATIPVDTQLISVSDSILLSDTLLTLSDTVTTDTLLVLEMPNSSRDSGLSTEDTIKDEADSVLALFLFRNHQPLRRIVTPSRIYNYKPHTSTKRFAHGDDIELFLFGGRMGIDSVTQDSLQTDSLAKSNSIKRNANKSTTDKKVSTRVKRYKRPFEWGIDGSDFIVGVGVTGLYLNDVTNFAAELQVGLRSIFGVFNVGFLNNGMTRYGIGIGGLFPLGNTSKWSVGGEWTSARLHKREEYVKIKNIYSYTNPYIPPYYYTDVELTNWYHRLNLSVRRQIIRNAEIEVSTVFHWLTTRYKKEGREASKYAAINEIDPFFPNELSPNRVLSKKIGDVQSVWVGNPNDFREGGREMLQTRKTKLWLSLQISAYYTFDFSRRR
- a CDS encoding ABC transporter ATP-binding protein, with product MKENTKIDTTHKVITIRGLKKSFGELDVLKGVDMDLYQGENLVVLGRSGTGKSVLIKIIAGLLPPDEGSVNVLNHEITGIKEKEMDALRLKIGFSFQNSALYDSMTVRENLEFPLRRHEKGLSENEINQRVEELLEDVGLSQTINQMPSQLSGGQRKRIGIARTLILKPEIMLYDEPTAGLDPITSMDINNLINEVQQKFNTSSIIITHDLTCAKITGDRIVMLLDGQFQRQGTFDEVFTTEDERVKAFYDYNFTD
- a CDS encoding FecR family protein, which codes for MENEPNIVVTDELIARYLAGEADPMEAIAIDDWQENSLENQLYFQQMRAAWQSARPERNFVMPDIDQDWKVLYTLLDQSDDISADISEKSNERTLTSEVQKTVNSNWFLRVAASVLIVLGIGAIFYWIGGKPRTREMASVSSQDTKILEQRLPDNSHVVLSAHSTLTYTKDFEGDTREVELTGEAYFQVTPNKEKPFIIHTDKAEIKVVGTAFNVDATGNAVVISVTSGKVQFSAADTSVYLIKGQTGTWQKNSRTIDVTSVVNTNALGYATHMLEFKETPLKMVISDIEKMYACKISLKNNNLADCKFSSIFDNSSLDEVLGTLKEYYSNNNINLEIVKVGPNEFSLEGGMCPY